The following proteins are encoded in a genomic region of Bradyrhizobium sp. SK17:
- a CDS encoding CHAT domain-containing protein, with the protein MPEPISFVLTGVRQSQTTRGAPAPTTAATWHPKDSVIVTAQRGAGDAVIKTAAAVPGEDIVVIDIADGPSLWLHPESARDLLQSQHDPLAREGTTLGPGEVRVPGRLQWRLDDAAPLSRGIFGDVQVGALHILTGIVEDEAADFVASKVVKSFDSQVDPGVYRLQPDELPPLKGRDRSPIAAADGASLVLIHGTFSQTSGTFGKLWTEHPQLVAALFKSYKDRVYALDHPTLGASPIANAITLAEAAPGNARLHLLTHSRGGLVAEVLARVCANPRLSGLDLFRDDGSSAAELKQLAELVADKKISIERVVRVACPARGTLLASKRLDAYVSVLKWALKLAQIPIADELVNFLGEVARRRADPDKVPGLAAQIPDSPLIRWLHSATSPISGDLRVVAGDLQGDSVVSWVKALLSDAFFWTDNDLVVQTRSMYGGSPRERDSTFVLDQGGKVSHFNYFSNAQTASAVVDALTRTDSTSPDGFNVIGPLSWAGESSSGTRAALPARPASKAAELPALFVLPGILGSNLKIADERIWLGWRLVNGFKRLAYDPNNADAVAPDGPIGIYYDDLATELFSDHDVKPFAFDWRRPIMAEAKRLAEAIATALDARKTSGQPVRIIAHSMGGLVARAVQIVDPATWDRMMQSDGARILMLGTPNGGSWTPMQVLSGDDSFGNLLINVGAPFASNESRQLIAGFPGFVQLQAGLLNGLGTEAAWRDLATSDLDAIRARSTWHSLALQLAQFEWGIPSQAVLDDAVELRRALDKQRDRDLVSWADRLLLVVGKAPTTPDGYEGARDGGRGLVYLEVGDGDGRVTQESAELPGVATWSADSDHGSLPRFKVAFEAYRELLNTGTTKRLTRVSAIGTARQKAAETAGPVARARPARLRVRQSPPQSELDVLSSAAARAPQAAPVSASLHIEVVNGDLTFVAEPLLIGHYRSSSLTGAEAAIDNVLNRAMSASLHRGLYATGPGTFQIFRNLSDDPKRLMPLPAAVIVAGLGPEGELRGSDLVDTVRQAVIGWSQRLTERSPVVTGFALATTLLGSGGSGITPGQAAQLIAQGVREANEQIAEKDPADAQWPRVDQLKIIELYLDRASDAWNALQTLAISAPGSYAIAPTIAREAGALRRPPEAGYRGADYDFISALVLKTEGDSQEIAYTINSKRARNDVRPQPMQVRLIKNLVTTASNNTNTDAQIGRTLFTLLLPRDLESFLGGSTATVLELDQGTAPIPWEALESPTASNRQKPWSIRTKLLRKLRMTTPDIAVNNATADDDILVIGDPACARETYPILLGARREALEVATFLTAATTSPDSPKSNSARVTSVISGPSPGDPEPDAIAVLNAACKKSWRIIHVAGHGEPPTETDKGIATRGVVLSGGSFLGANEIQALRVQPELVFVNCCHLGTGAANELLGPTNYNRAQFASGVAQALIKSGVRCVIAAGWAVDDEAASVFAREFYRALLADKRFIDAVAAAREKAYAVGGNTWAAYQCYGDPDWRFRRTTGDAQRPTPAPGQEFSSIASAPSLMFALEQIEVESEYQRKSSDVQAGRLRYLEATFGQYRDRGDVAEAFGSAWAKSGFFAESIAWYERARAAQDGTTSLIAIEQLANARIRQAWSNINSVAGPSTKAFDDARAAIKDAMALLDKLLALAPTYERQSIYGSGFKRLAMLEALAGDQSAEMQAIDEMRQHYSAAETIARDTKTRPFFYPAMNRIAAQLVLAKPLRANDIAEVRQSMSSAAPDFWTVVGQTELNLFVSIGAGRLAQDVARLIEDFGQHHARVNNVRMWRSVLDNAAFLLSRYARSAGQSEKTAADRLLAALGSLAGSEPPVAVAAAKPSATKPSATKRATPRRPKAAKRAAKGKRRR; encoded by the coding sequence TTGCCAGAACCAATCTCATTCGTGCTGACCGGCGTCCGTCAGAGCCAAACGACCCGCGGCGCTCCCGCCCCGACCACAGCCGCGACATGGCATCCGAAAGACTCCGTGATCGTGACGGCGCAACGCGGCGCCGGCGATGCGGTCATCAAGACCGCAGCCGCCGTTCCCGGAGAAGACATCGTCGTCATCGATATCGCAGACGGACCTTCGCTGTGGCTGCATCCCGAATCCGCGCGGGATCTGCTGCAATCACAGCACGATCCGCTCGCACGTGAAGGAACCACGCTCGGCCCGGGAGAGGTGCGCGTACCCGGCCGGCTGCAATGGCGTCTGGACGACGCAGCTCCCCTGTCGCGCGGCATTTTCGGCGACGTGCAGGTGGGGGCGCTGCACATTCTCACCGGGATCGTCGAGGACGAGGCGGCCGACTTCGTTGCCTCGAAGGTCGTGAAGTCCTTCGACTCGCAGGTCGACCCGGGCGTCTATCGGTTGCAGCCTGACGAGCTCCCGCCGCTCAAGGGGCGCGACAGGTCCCCTATCGCCGCCGCCGATGGAGCGTCGCTGGTTCTGATCCACGGAACCTTCAGCCAAACCTCCGGCACTTTCGGCAAGCTCTGGACCGAGCACCCGCAGTTGGTGGCTGCGCTGTTCAAGTCCTACAAGGACAGGGTCTACGCCCTCGATCATCCGACACTCGGCGCGAGCCCGATCGCCAATGCCATCACGCTCGCCGAAGCGGCGCCCGGCAACGCACGACTTCACCTCTTGACGCATTCACGCGGCGGACTGGTTGCCGAAGTGCTGGCACGCGTGTGCGCCAATCCACGCCTGTCCGGTCTGGACCTGTTCAGGGACGATGGTTCGAGCGCGGCCGAATTGAAACAGCTCGCCGAGCTCGTCGCGGACAAGAAGATTTCGATCGAGCGGGTTGTCCGCGTCGCATGTCCGGCGCGCGGCACGTTGCTCGCCTCCAAGCGGCTCGATGCCTACGTATCGGTGCTGAAATGGGCGCTCAAGCTCGCCCAGATTCCGATTGCGGACGAACTCGTCAACTTTCTCGGCGAAGTCGCCCGCCGACGCGCGGACCCCGACAAGGTGCCCGGCCTTGCGGCGCAGATTCCGGACTCTCCGCTGATCCGCTGGCTCCATTCGGCAACGAGCCCGATCAGCGGCGACCTGCGCGTCGTCGCCGGCGATCTCCAGGGCGATTCCGTGGTGTCCTGGGTCAAGGCCCTGCTGTCCGACGCATTCTTCTGGACCGACAATGATCTGGTCGTGCAGACCCGGTCGATGTATGGCGGCTCGCCGCGCGAGCGGGACTCGACCTTCGTTCTCGACCAGGGTGGCAAGGTCTCGCACTTCAACTATTTCAGCAACGCGCAGACGGCATCGGCAGTGGTCGACGCCCTGACCCGGACGGACAGCACGTCGCCCGACGGGTTCAACGTGATCGGCCCGCTCTCCTGGGCCGGAGAATCATCGAGCGGAACGCGCGCGGCGCTGCCCGCACGTCCCGCCAGCAAGGCCGCTGAATTGCCGGCACTGTTCGTCCTGCCCGGAATTCTCGGCAGCAACCTCAAGATCGCGGATGAGCGGATCTGGCTGGGATGGCGCCTCGTCAACGGCTTCAAGCGGCTCGCCTACGATCCAAACAACGCCGACGCGGTCGCGCCCGATGGCCCCATCGGAATCTACTACGACGATCTCGCCACCGAGCTGTTCAGCGATCATGACGTCAAGCCATTCGCATTCGATTGGCGACGCCCGATCATGGCCGAGGCAAAGCGGCTCGCAGAGGCGATCGCGACGGCGCTCGACGCGCGCAAGACATCAGGGCAGCCGGTGCGGATCATCGCCCATTCGATGGGCGGGCTGGTTGCGCGTGCCGTGCAGATCGTCGATCCCGCGACCTGGGATCGGATGATGCAATCCGACGGAGCGCGGATTCTGATGCTCGGAACGCCGAACGGCGGATCCTGGACACCGATGCAGGTGCTGTCGGGCGATGACAGCTTCGGCAATCTCCTCATCAATGTGGGCGCGCCGTTCGCCAGCAACGAATCGCGCCAGCTGATTGCGGGCTTCCCGGGATTCGTTCAGCTCCAGGCGGGCCTGTTGAACGGACTCGGTACGGAAGCGGCCTGGCGAGATCTCGCAACGTCCGATCTCGATGCCATCCGCGCGCGCAGCACGTGGCACAGTCTGGCACTTCAGCTCGCTCAATTCGAATGGGGTATCCCGTCGCAAGCCGTGCTCGACGATGCGGTGGAGCTCCGTCGCGCGCTCGACAAGCAACGCGACCGGGACCTCGTCTCCTGGGCCGACAGGCTGCTGCTGGTGGTCGGCAAGGCGCCAACCACGCCTGACGGCTACGAGGGCGCGCGCGATGGCGGCAGGGGGCTGGTCTATCTCGAGGTCGGCGACGGCGATGGCCGGGTCACGCAGGAAAGCGCCGAGCTTCCGGGAGTGGCGACCTGGTCCGCCGATTCCGATCACGGTTCGCTGCCGCGGTTCAAGGTCGCATTCGAAGCCTACCGCGAGCTTCTGAACACCGGCACCACGAAACGACTGACCCGGGTCTCCGCGATTGGCACTGCCCGGCAGAAGGCCGCCGAAACCGCCGGGCCGGTGGCGCGAGCGCGTCCCGCCCGATTGCGGGTGCGGCAATCGCCGCCTCAGAGCGAGCTCGACGTGCTGTCATCGGCGGCAGCGCGCGCTCCGCAAGCCGCGCCGGTGTCGGCGTCGCTGCACATCGAGGTCGTCAACGGCGATCTCACCTTTGTCGCCGAACCATTGCTGATCGGCCACTACCGGTCATCGAGCCTCACCGGCGCGGAAGCTGCGATCGACAATGTCCTCAATCGTGCGATGAGCGCATCGTTGCATCGCGGTCTGTACGCCACGGGACCGGGAACATTTCAGATCTTCCGGAATCTCAGCGACGATCCCAAAAGGCTGATGCCGCTGCCCGCGGCGGTGATCGTCGCAGGTCTCGGCCCCGAAGGCGAGTTGCGCGGCTCGGATCTCGTCGACACGGTTCGGCAGGCCGTGATCGGATGGTCGCAGCGTCTCACCGAACGCAGCCCGGTCGTCACCGGATTTGCGCTCGCGACCACGCTGCTGGGCAGCGGCGGCAGCGGCATCACGCCCGGCCAAGCCGCCCAGTTGATCGCGCAGGGCGTGCGTGAGGCCAACGAACAGATCGCGGAGAAGGACCCTGCGGACGCGCAGTGGCCGCGTGTCGACCAGCTCAAGATCATCGAGCTCTATCTCGACCGCGCGAGCGACGCCTGGAATGCGCTTCAGACCCTCGCGATCTCGGCACCCGGCTCCTATGCGATCGCCCCGACCATCGCACGAGAAGCCGGCGCGCTGCGCCGGCCGCCGGAGGCCGGATATCGCGGCGCCGACTACGACTTCATCAGTGCGCTCGTGCTGAAGACCGAGGGCGACAGCCAGGAGATCGCCTACACCATCAACTCGAAACGGGCGCGCAACGACGTGCGTCCCCAGCCGATGCAAGTGCGCCTCATCAAGAACCTGGTGACGACCGCCTCCAACAACACCAATACCGACGCGCAGATCGGCCGAACCTTGTTCACCCTGCTCCTGCCCCGCGATCTCGAGTCGTTCCTGGGTGGCAGCACGGCGACGGTGCTGGAGCTTGACCAAGGAACGGCTCCGATACCCTGGGAGGCCCTGGAGTCGCCGACAGCTTCGAACCGGCAGAAGCCATGGTCGATCCGGACCAAGCTGTTGCGCAAGCTGCGGATGACGACGCCCGACATCGCCGTGAACAACGCCACGGCCGACGACGACATTCTCGTGATCGGCGACCCTGCCTGCGCTCGAGAGACCTACCCCATCCTGCTGGGCGCCAGGCGCGAGGCCCTCGAGGTCGCGACGTTCCTGACCGCGGCCACGACATCTCCCGATAGCCCGAAGTCCAACTCGGCACGGGTGACGTCCGTGATCAGCGGTCCCAGCCCCGGGGATCCCGAACCCGACGCGATCGCCGTGCTCAATGCGGCCTGCAAGAAATCCTGGCGGATCATCCATGTGGCGGGCCATGGCGAGCCGCCGACCGAGACCGACAAGGGCATCGCGACGAGGGGCGTGGTGCTCTCGGGCGGTTCGTTCCTGGGAGCCAATGAAATCCAGGCGTTGCGGGTCCAACCCGAGCTTGTGTTCGTGAATTGCTGCCATCTCGGGACCGGCGCTGCAAACGAGCTGCTCGGGCCCACCAACTACAACCGCGCGCAATTTGCGTCCGGTGTCGCCCAGGCCCTCATCAAGAGTGGCGTCCGATGCGTGATCGCCGCCGGCTGGGCGGTGGACGATGAAGCTGCGAGCGTGTTTGCCAGGGAGTTCTATCGCGCGCTGCTCGCAGACAAGCGCTTCATCGACGCCGTCGCGGCGGCCAGGGAAAAAGCCTATGCCGTCGGCGGCAACACCTGGGCGGCCTATCAGTGCTATGGCGACCCCGACTGGCGGTTCCGGCGAACAACCGGTGATGCGCAGCGCCCGACGCCTGCTCCGGGGCAGGAGTTTTCCAGCATTGCCTCTGCCCCATCCCTGATGTTCGCGCTCGAGCAGATCGAGGTGGAAAGCGAGTACCAGCGCAAGTCGTCCGACGTTCAGGCGGGACGCCTGCGCTATCTCGAGGCCACCTTCGGCCAGTACCGAGATCGCGGAGACGTCGCCGAGGCATTCGGAAGCGCTTGGGCGAAATCGGGCTTCTTCGCGGAGTCGATCGCGTGGTACGAGCGCGCGAGAGCGGCACAGGATGGAACGACATCCCTGATCGCGATCGAGCAACTGGCCAATGCGAGAATCCGCCAGGCCTGGAGCAACATCAACAGCGTGGCCGGACCGTCGACCAAAGCCTTCGACGACGCTCGCGCGGCCATCAAGGATGCGATGGCGCTGCTCGACAAACTGTTGGCGCTGGCGCCGACCTACGAGCGGCAAAGCATCTACGGCTCCGGATTCAAGCGATTGGCGATGCTCGAAGCCCTGGCTGGTGATCAGTCCGCCGAAATGCAGGCGATCGACGAAATGCGGCAGCACTACAGCGCCGCGGAGACGATCGCGCGCGACACCAAGACGCGTCCGTTCTTTTATCCGGCGATGAACCGGATTGCGGCACAATTGGTGCTGGCGAAGCCGCTCAGGGCCAACGACATCGCGGAAGTGCGCCAATCAATGTCGTCCGCCGCACCGGACTTCTGGACCGTCGTCGGACAGACCGAACTGAACCTGTTCGTGTCGATCGGCGCCGGCCGCCTTGCGCAAGACGTCGCGCGCCTGATCGAAGACTTCGGGCAGCACCATGCCCGCGTCAACAATGTCAGGATGTGGCGTTCCGTCCTCGACAATGCTGCGTTCCTGCTTTCCAGATACGCACGGTCCGCCGGACAGAGCGAAAAGACTGCCGCCGATCGGCTGCTCGCCGCGCTCGGATCGCTGGCGGGAAGTGAGCCACCGGTCGCGGTCGCAGCGGCCAAGCCGTCAGCGACCAAGCCGTCAGCGACCAAGCGGGCGACTCCACGGCGACCCAAGGCCGCCAAGCGCGCAGCGAAAGGCAAGCGGCGGCGCTGA
- a CDS encoding phasin family protein, with the protein MSDNGRDQFEIPKFEIPKDMRSMAEASFDQARKAFEQFVTNARDTAGKIEERNATMRAGAKDLSAKALSYAEKNVQSSLDYAQSLLKAKDLTEVMRLHSEYVQGQMRSLAEQASEMGQAVSRAAMDAVKPKA; encoded by the coding sequence ATGAGCGACAACGGGCGTGACCAATTCGAGATCCCCAAGTTTGAAATCCCCAAGGACATGCGGTCGATGGCGGAGGCGAGCTTCGACCAGGCGCGCAAGGCGTTCGAGCAGTTCGTGACCAATGCGCGGGACACCGCCGGCAAGATCGAGGAGCGCAACGCCACGATGCGCGCCGGCGCCAAGGATCTGTCCGCCAAGGCGCTGTCCTATGCGGAAAAGAACGTGCAGTCCTCGCTGGACTATGCCCAGTCGCTGCTCAAGGCCAAGGACCTCACCGAGGTGATGCGGCTGCACAGCGAGTATGTGCAGGGCCAGATGCGCTCGCTCGCCGAGCAGGCCAGCGAAATGGGCCAGGCCGTCAGCCGCGCCGCGATGGATGCGGTCAAGCCGAAGGCCTGA
- a CDS encoding ParA family protein, protein MNVIVFASRKGGSGKSTLAAHLAAQVHKATKPCLLIDADPQGSLTLWHKLRGTNEPAIKTAVNSVSGIIAQAKRDGIEWVFIDTPPNLSAVVDDSIKNATMVIIPARPGVFDVNAVQETIQTCRSMRKPYAVVINGAPAQRDGAESRIVAIAREALAKFRAPVWSGQITNRADLLMALGQGEGAREYYAEGRAAAEINRLWAAIERSIKAIRGTASASGAMHKQAA, encoded by the coding sequence ATGAACGTCATTGTTTTCGCTTCGCGTAAAGGGGGCTCGGGAAAAAGTACCCTGGCTGCTCACCTCGCCGCGCAAGTGCACAAGGCCACGAAGCCATGTCTGCTGATCGACGCCGATCCGCAGGGCTCGCTGACGCTGTGGCACAAGCTGCGCGGCACCAACGAGCCGGCGATCAAGACCGCGGTGAACTCGGTCAGCGGGATCATTGCGCAAGCCAAGCGTGACGGCATCGAGTGGGTGTTCATCGATACGCCGCCGAACCTGTCGGCCGTGGTCGACGACTCGATCAAGAACGCCACGATGGTGATCATTCCGGCGCGGCCCGGCGTGTTCGACGTCAACGCGGTGCAGGAAACGATCCAGACCTGCCGTTCGATGCGCAAGCCTTATGCCGTCGTGATCAACGGCGCGCCCGCGCAACGTGACGGCGCCGAGAGCCGCATCGTCGCGATCGCGCGCGAGGCGCTGGCCAAGTTCCGTGCGCCGGTATGGAGCGGCCAGATCACCAACCGCGCAGATCTCCTGATGGCGCTCGGCCAGGGCGAAGGCGCCCGCGAATATTACGCGGAGGGCCGCGCCGCCGCCGAGATCAATCGGCTGTGGGCCGCGATCGAACGTTCGATCAAGGCGATCCGCGGCACGGCGTCGGCTTCCGGCGCGATGCACAAGCAGGCGGCGTAA
- a CDS encoding histidine kinase dimerization/phospho-acceptor domain-containing protein, which produces MSDAEFQIQALGDVRLADHATGVQPAWLWSADGARIIWANPVGAQVFGAANGAELAKHVFGPADPHRRQVARLGPSLGANGAIRLERLRGFGAAAGVLATCGCRRIDLPDGSHGILISTLNAGGRVMPLAERLQRLIQGPPRPAAAFTADGLLVATNEAARSLPGLHDLGEAGLDAARDEALTQGRAAADVAIGRVVLQRIGHGADRALVALIRPAPHLAARPAAPVMPEPVAPQPMTTESPVHAAEPPEAATVEPAPRAVEPAVTHHETPAPISEAPASFTLFDALDPAPEAVATEPAGSAMESEPASVPPTLATAGHAHVETAPRDETPDEISAIEEPLSDALIETPAEAQTRQPADIALPLAPTPQPHIEATSVDTTPHHTSGENPAIEEPLSEALLDAPAETLVQPLSHEPPPDLQQTASAPAPEPSAPPPDPVPSPYANADTPAATAEPELATPPPAKSPSWLDEPLPVRRHPLRFMWQMDHEGRFSLGSDEFTRLIGLHTAAGFGRLWSDIAESFGLDPEGHVMRAFASHDTWSGVTLNWPVDGGGRLPVELSGLPVFDRNRNFAGYRGFGVCRDLDGLARLAALRRYEFFSGAVAPRSLSADVAPAPRTDAPPEPAAPHDMAPPHAEPPPDTTAAPEELSEPTATETSHQADPDHAVDTPQETAGEAKGAAQAEAHEISHDPPPNVVPFRLAGDSRPPSLTPVENNAFNELARQLSARLESEAGITTTNNQRTAAEPVVDDPALPEPPPAQEPAPVAETAPRQETVAQQPPPADLPKANWLIQPEPAPRADARRDRALLDLLPVGILIYRLDRLLYANHAFLARMGYDSLHALEAAGGLDALYVEPGVSQASSTSGTGTPVTISANQHAEHGAQAVSADARLHTITWDDESALALIFSRTLEEDTAVAAALSDPAPAAIAEPVLAPPPPQAGHADAEELGAILDTAAEGIIMFDAQGNIHSCNRSAEALFGYDGGAFITHNLADLFAPESQHGIFDYLASVKSSGVASLLDHGRETLGRVRQGGIIPLSVTMGRTRADGPNFFAVFRDLSQTKKSEGEVREARRLAERAANAKTDMLARISHELRTPLNAIIGFAEVMISERFGTLGNERYVEYMKDIRASGERVIAIVNDLLDLSRIETGKLDLAFTSQNLNEMVESCVAVMQPQANRERIIIRTSLAHTLPPVVADARALRQITLNLIGSSIHLANAGGQVIVSTALSDFGEVMLRVRDTGQSLNDNEVAAALEPFRAPTPSDQAGSGGVSLSLTKALVEANRAKFQIRTGGRTGTLIEVTFAHAAARA; this is translated from the coding sequence ATGAGTGACGCGGAATTCCAGATCCAGGCGCTCGGCGATGTCAGGCTGGCGGACCATGCGACAGGCGTCCAGCCGGCATGGCTATGGTCGGCCGATGGCGCGCGGATCATCTGGGCCAACCCGGTCGGCGCGCAGGTATTCGGTGCCGCGAACGGCGCTGAACTGGCCAAGCACGTCTTCGGTCCGGCCGATCCGCACCGCCGCCAGGTCGCCCGCCTCGGTCCCAGCCTCGGCGCCAACGGTGCGATCCGCCTGGAGCGGCTGCGTGGATTCGGCGCGGCCGCCGGCGTGCTCGCGACCTGTGGCTGCCGGCGCATCGACCTGCCGGACGGCAGCCATGGCATCCTGATTTCGACGCTCAACGCCGGCGGCCGGGTCATGCCGCTCGCCGAGCGCCTGCAACGGTTGATCCAGGGCCCGCCGCGTCCCGCCGCCGCCTTCACCGCCGACGGATTGTTGGTCGCAACCAACGAGGCGGCGCGGTCGCTGCCCGGCCTGCACGATCTCGGCGAAGCCGGTCTCGATGCCGCCCGTGACGAGGCGCTGACGCAGGGCCGCGCCGCGGCCGACGTCGCGATCGGCCGCGTCGTGTTGCAGCGGATCGGCCACGGCGCCGATCGCGCGCTGGTGGCGCTGATCAGGCCGGCCCCGCATCTCGCGGCCAGACCGGCAGCGCCGGTCATGCCCGAGCCCGTCGCGCCGCAGCCCATGACAACGGAGTCGCCGGTGCACGCGGCCGAGCCGCCAGAAGCGGCAACCGTGGAGCCGGCACCTCGCGCCGTCGAGCCAGCCGTCACGCATCACGAAACCCCCGCGCCGATCAGTGAAGCACCGGCCAGCTTCACGCTGTTCGATGCGCTGGATCCGGCACCGGAAGCCGTCGCAACCGAGCCGGCCGGCAGCGCGATGGAATCCGAACCTGCGAGCGTTCCGCCAACTCTTGCGACAGCAGGACACGCCCACGTCGAGACCGCGCCGCGCGACGAAACGCCCGACGAAATTTCCGCCATCGAAGAGCCGCTGTCGGACGCGCTGATCGAAACGCCTGCCGAAGCGCAGACACGACAGCCCGCGGACATTGCTCTCCCCCTCGCGCCGACACCACAGCCGCACATCGAAGCCACATCCGTCGACACAACGCCTCACCACACATCCGGCGAGAACCCCGCCATCGAGGAGCCGCTGTCGGAAGCGCTGCTCGACGCGCCAGCCGAAACGCTGGTGCAGCCGCTGTCGCACGAGCCTCCACCCGATCTCCAGCAGACGGCGAGCGCGCCGGCTCCGGAGCCATCAGCGCCGCCGCCCGATCCCGTCCCCTCGCCCTATGCGAACGCGGATACGCCCGCGGCGACCGCCGAGCCGGAGCTGGCAACGCCGCCGCCGGCGAAGTCGCCGTCCTGGCTCGACGAGCCGTTGCCGGTGCGGCGGCATCCGCTGCGCTTCATGTGGCAGATGGACCATGAGGGGCGCTTCTCGCTCGGCTCCGACGAGTTCACCCGCCTGATCGGACTGCACACCGCGGCGGGATTCGGCCGGCTGTGGAGCGACATCGCCGAGAGTTTTGGCCTCGACCCCGAAGGCCATGTGATGCGGGCATTCGCCAGTCATGACACATGGAGCGGCGTCACGCTGAACTGGCCGGTCGACGGCGGCGGCCGGCTGCCGGTCGAATTGTCCGGCCTGCCGGTATTCGATCGCAACCGGAATTTCGCCGGCTATCGCGGCTTTGGTGTGTGCCGCGACCTCGACGGGCTTGCGCGACTCGCCGCTTTGCGCCGCTATGAGTTCTTCAGCGGCGCGGTGGCGCCGCGATCGCTGTCGGCCGATGTCGCGCCCGCGCCGCGCACCGATGCGCCACCCGAGCCCGCCGCGCCGCATGACATGGCTCCGCCGCATGCGGAGCCGCCGCCCGATACGACCGCAGCACCTGAGGAATTGAGCGAGCCGACAGCCACAGAGACATCACACCAAGCCGACCCGGATCACGCCGTGGACACGCCCCAGGAAACCGCAGGAGAAGCCAAGGGAGCAGCGCAAGCGGAAGCGCATGAGATAAGTCATGATCCGCCACCGAACGTGGTGCCGTTCCGCCTCGCCGGCGACAGCAGACCGCCGTCGCTGACGCCGGTCGAGAACAACGCCTTCAACGAACTCGCCCGCCAATTGTCCGCCCGGCTCGAGAGCGAGGCCGGCATCACCACGACAAACAATCAGCGCACCGCGGCGGAGCCGGTTGTCGACGACCCCGCTTTGCCCGAACCGCCGCCAGCGCAAGAACCGGCGCCAGTGGCAGAGACCGCCCCGCGTCAGGAAACCGTCGCGCAACAGCCGCCGCCGGCCGACCTGCCAAAGGCCAACTGGCTGATACAACCCGAGCCCGCGCCCCGCGCGGACGCGCGGCGCGACCGTGCGCTGCTCGATCTCCTGCCGGTCGGCATCCTGATCTACCGGTTGGACCGCCTGCTCTACGCCAACCACGCCTTCCTCGCGCGCATGGGCTACGACAGCCTGCACGCGCTGGAGGCCGCCGGTGGACTGGACGCGCTCTACGTCGAGCCCGGCGTCTCGCAGGCGAGCAGCACCTCGGGCACCGGCACGCCGGTCACCATCTCGGCAAACCAGCACGCGGAGCATGGCGCGCAAGCGGTATCCGCCGACGCCCGGCTGCACACCATCACATGGGACGATGAGTCCGCGCTGGCGTTGATCTTCTCGCGCACGCTCGAGGAAGACACCGCGGTCGCCGCCGCGCTGTCCGATCCGGCGCCGGCCGCAATCGCGGAGCCCGTGCTCGCGCCACCGCCGCCGCAAGCCGGCCACGCCGACGCAGAAGAACTTGGCGCGATCCTCGACACCGCAGCCGAAGGCATCATCATGTTCGATGCCCAGGGCAACATCCATTCCTGCAACCGCAGCGCCGAGGCGCTGTTCGGCTATGACGGCGGCGCCTTCATCACCCACAATCTCGCCGATTTGTTCGCGCCGGAGAGCCAGCACGGCATCTTCGACTATCTCGCGAGTGTGAAATCGTCCGGCGTGGCGAGCCTGCTCGATCATGGCCGCGAGACGCTCGGCCGGGTCCGCCAGGGCGGCATCATCCCGCTGTCGGTGACGATGGGCCGCACCCGCGCCGACGGGCCGAACTTCTTCGCGGTGTTCCGCGATCTGTCGCAGACCAAGAAGAGCGAGGGCGAAGTGCGCGAAGCGCGGCGGCTCGCCGAACGCGCCGCCAATGCCAAGACCGACATGCTGGCGCGGATCAGCCACGAGCTGCGCACGCCGCTCAACGCCATCATCGGCTTTGCCGAGGTGATGATCTCGGAGCGCTTCGGCACGCTCGGCAACGAACGCTACGTCGAATACATGAAGGACATCCGCGCCTCCGGCGAGCGGGTGATCGCGATCGTCAACGACCTGCTGGATCTTTCGCGGATCGAGACCGGCAAGCTCGACCTCGCCTTCACCAGCCAGAACCTCAACGAGATGGTGGAGAGCTGCGTCGCGGTGATGCAGCCGCAGGCCAACCGCGAGCGCATCATCATCCGCACCTCGCTCGCGCACACGCTGCCGCCTGTCGTCGCCGACGCCCGCGCGCTGCGCCAGATCACGCTGAACCTGATCGGCAGCTCGATCCATCTCGCCAATGCCGGCGGCCAGGTGATCGTCTCGACCGCGCTGTCGGATTTCGGCGAGGTGATGCTGCGGGTGCGCGACACCGGGCAGAGCCTCAACGACAACGAGGTAGCCGCCGCGCTGGAGCCGTTCCGCGCGCCGACACCCTCCGACCAGGCGGGTTCCGGCGGCGTCAGCCTGTCACTGACCAAGGCGCTGGTCGAAGCCAACCGCGCCAAATTCCAGATCAGGACCGGCGGCCGCACCGGCACGCTGATCGAGGTGACCTTCGCTCACGCCGCTGCGCGGGCGTGA
- a CDS encoding DUF4282 domain-containing protein, with product MFDFQDLFQWDRFITPTIIKTFYWLVMAVIVLFGISGVLWSLTAMAISPFVGFIQLLASIASMFVGIVFSRIVAEFILIVFRINEHLGAIRDRDAGMQ from the coding sequence ATGTTCGATTTCCAGGATCTGTTTCAGTGGGACCGTTTCATCACGCCCACGATCATCAAGACGTTCTACTGGCTCGTGATGGCCGTGATCGTGCTGTTCGGGATCTCCGGCGTCCTGTGGAGCCTCACGGCGATGGCGATCAGCCCGTTCGTCGGGTTCATCCAGTTGCTCGCCTCGATCGCCAGCATGTTCGTCGGCATCGTGTTCTCGCGGATCGTCGCCGAGTTCATCCTGATCGTCTTCCGCATCAACGAGCATCTCGGTGCGATCCGCGATCGGGACGCAGGGATGCAATGA